The window ATCCTAGGTATGCTTAAAGTTCACAACCCTACTGCTGCAATCAGCTTATGATCAACGGTGTTTTccaaagcaaaaaggcaaggagatGCTATAACAGAATTATGACTCCAGAAAAAATATTGGCcaattaatagaaatcagaggataACTGTAAGTGATGCATCTAAAGAAAATATGACATCAAATATTGGCCAATTAATAGAAATCAAAGCATGTCTCAACACAATAATAAAAATCCACTCGTAGAGTTTGATGCCAACCTAAAAGGATTAAGATGTCATACGGTCGAAAGAAAAGCGTACAGTTTTGCAATGCAGTTTTTTTCGTGACTCGTGACATAATGATACGTGAAGCTCTAATGTAAGTTCAGAACATATTTGTACCTCAAAGCTAGGGCATATTTGTGCTTGTCGCTGCCTCCATTATCATAGACATGGTATGGTAAGAACAGGATAACATGATAAAGTTAAACTGCTAAATGCGTATAAGTTGAATCAGAGAGCAACATAATACATGGGCATTCGAAAACAGAAGGTAAATTCTACAATGAGATTCTGTCATGGACACTGATTCCAAGGTATCATATGATATGTATGAAGCTAAATTCAAGTGTCTGAttgtaaattcaaataaaaaattcatgtggtgtctagccttAAGTTTCTTCCATTATTTAGTTATATTGTCAGTGGTCATGCAGTTCAAAGCTTAGAAATATTCAGTAAACTGATGTACTGAAACGAAGTGACTGTCATCTTTTTCTTACCTAATTCAGAATCTTCAAAGGTACATGTCATGCCATCAGTCCACATAGCAAAGATAATGATGCAGCACATGCCATCAAAACTTCCAATTTAACAATGATATGAGACACCCAACCAGTCTCACATTATCTGGTATATACACATTATTTGATGAAGTTAATAAGTTAAAAACTCATACATCTAGgcaaggacaccatcataataaccTAGGGAGACCAAATCCAACAATACAAGCCAATGAACAACAGCCTATCCTTCCCTCAATCCAACACAAACAAATCCGACCCTATTTTTTTCATGTGTGAGTGGACAAACAACTCTGAAGGTGCCAACCAAAAACAGAAGACTAAGTGGACACGGACCAAGCAGACTAATTCAAATGTACCAGACTAAACTAAAGGGCACATGTCTTGTTGCATCCACACCTTCCTGATAGCACACTATGATGAGCATATTCTATCAAACAATCCTCACAAATCGACGACGCCTCGTGACATAGGACACGGAAGACCAGCACACACATCAGCAGGCCATGCCAATTGGACAACAAGAACAAAAGCATCAAGCACCCTGCACCCATGTGCAGATAAGAACAAAATACCATCCCTAGCAGGATTCGGCCAAGGATGAAAAAGCACACACCAGCAAacaaacaaggcaggaaataaacccACTAAAATCCAACCAGGGGATGTTTGCTAGCGTGCACACCCACACGAACGACAAGCACACTACACTGAGCTCAATAGAAAATATACACCGGCACACGAGCAGCAGCCTAGATATGCAAAGGAACATCAGcacagagaagaaggagaagaggggTCAACCTGCAGGTTCCTGGACGAAGACGCGAAGGCTGCCATAGATCCAATGATGAGGGGGTCGACCCAAAGAAGGAGCACCTACAAAGATTAATGGACCAGTTCGCAGCACAGAAAATGTCAAGATCTCGACTCAGCTGAAGCATACAACGAAAACCGGGTCAAAAGAAATGCTTACCCACAGATCGACGAGCGCTCGATTGGATCCGGCCCAACGACGGCAAGAACAATGAATCTGCAGGCAGAAGACATCCGAAATCAATCAGCCAAGCCACGACCAATCGAATTGAGAGAAAGCAAAAGCAACCACGGGAACCACCCAAGATCCAAAACTGGTCAGCCATGACAAATCGAACGCAGAAAAGAGGAAAGAAGCACAAGGAGAACCACCTTGACCGGCGTCACCGCGGCGCGACGCCATCGGAGACCATAGGCGAGAAACCCTAGCGACGACTCGCGGACCAGGAGCAGGATGACGGAGAGGAGAGAGAGCACCGAAACGAATCGAAATGAAGAGGGGAGGAGAAGAGGCAGGCGGCGGCGTAGGATAAGGGAGGCCACACACCCACCACCCTCCATTGCCCTGCTGCTGCTCCtccccgctgccgccgccatcgtGCTCCTCGTCCTCCCTCCGCTGTTGCTCATCGTCGTTGGGGAGGGGGGCTTTGCTGCGGTGGATCTGGCCGCCGACGGTGCGGGGAGgtgggtggcggcgacggcggcggcgatgtgggtgggaggagaggaggcgcgcgggaggggagggagggaggcagctgcgggagggagggagagaggaggaggcagctaGGTCTACGTCACAGGGGCGGCCGGCCCTTTTATACCCCCACCATGCGAAATGACTGAAATGCCCTGGTGGGGGCATAGTATTTACATTTTGTTGCCattactattcattccagcagtgttTCTTCCAGATTCGACGGCCCAGATCCTCCCACCTCTCGATCCAACGGACAAAAACGCATCAAGGGAACCGATCCAACGGCCCAGAATCGCGATCGCTGAGGAGGCTTGTGCATCCATGCTTCTCTTATTTCTGGATACGCCGTGACCGTGAGCCACTTGACTGAAAGATGATGATACACTTCGTCacaagagaagaaaaaaagaatgaaatACTTTGAAACAAGATAATTTTTATAACAAAAAGAAATAGCATGAATCTCAAGCAACAACGGACTGTGGATCCATGTACGGGATATTCCGTGCATGCTAGAAAAAACACTCTCAAGTTTTATGCACGTTCTGGAGATTGCTACAATGCATGGCACATTTTGCATTCTAACAATGTATTCACATAATTTTGAGAGAATTCTTTCTCAATGATTTCGAGATCGCTCAACATATGCCGCCGTGACGTAAACTATAGAACATGTTTGACTTATAAAAAGTAATCGGACAAATATACGAAAATGCTTATTATATATTCCGTTCAGTGAAAAGAACAAAGACGACAGTAAAAAGTAGTACATTCAATTCCTCATATTGGTTCTGATCGAAGGCTACACCATGAGGCTAACTTATTCAATCTTATTACAACTGCATGCGAGATTAACCTGAAACTTGAATACATGTCTTCTGGTGAGAATTATTAAATTTTGCTAGCATGCATATATGGAATTATATATTGATCATTTCAGGGAAGGCTCCCAGAAATTAAAACCCAGCGGCGAACTTGGACTTGAGAAGTTCCACGATCCCGGCCTCCACCCGGAGTGCCTTGGTGAGCACCGGCGTTGGGATGGGCGGGTTGGAGCCGAAGAGCGTGAGGGGCACGAAGACGATGCCGGGGTTCTGGCTGTTGAAGGAGACGACCATGGAGGCCTCGGTCTTACCGACGTTGAACTGGAAGTGCATAAGGCCCCGTGGGATGAGGAACGTCTCTCCGGCGCGCACCACCCTCGAGTAGAGCTTGTTCCCAGAGTCAAGGCTGCCGAGGATTCCAACGAGGAGCTCACCTTTCATCACGATGCCGATCTCGGTGGCACGCGGGTGGATGTGCGGCGGGTTGGTGCCCCCTGGCGCGAAGTCCACGCGGTTCATGGACACACCCAGTGTGTTGGTACCGGGCCACTCAGCCACGTCCAGCTCCGTCACAGCCGAGCCGTTCGGAGTGGACGTGTTGCCGGCCTTGGCCAGCTTGGATGAGAAGAGGAAGTCGTCGCCGGCCTCCGACATGGGCTTGCACGTGTGCCCGTTCACCGAGACCGCCTTGCCGTCGAGGTCGGCGACGCAGAAGTCCTGGAGAGGATCAGGGTCGGTGGCTAGGACGGTCGAAGCTAGGAACAGCATGGCGAAGAGGGCAGCTACTAGGGTTTTAGAGCACCCCATTGCTTGCTATGCAACTGATCAGCTAGAGTTTGTTGATGGATAGTGTGTAAGGCACTGGTGGTTGCTGCTAAGCTGTGGTGGATGAGTGAGTAGTGAGGCATATGGAGCCCTTTATATAGGGGATCGGTTCACGCAACGAATGCATGGAGCTAATTATTAAGCTATGCATGTCGTCACCGCATGCATGTGCAAATGGACACATGAGGCAAGAGTTTATTAAACATATAGTAGTGTTACTTGCGTGGAGATCTCACCTTGTGATGAAAATGGAGATGCTCAGGGTCAGCGTCGGGATGAGGTAGCT is drawn from Triticum dicoccoides isolate Atlit2015 ecotype Zavitan chromosome 4A, WEW_v2.0, whole genome shotgun sequence and contains these coding sequences:
- the LOC119287001 gene encoding oxalate oxidase GF-2.8; the protein is MGCSKTLVAALFAMLFLASTVLATDPDPLQDFCVADLDGKAVSVNGHTCKPMSEAGDDFLFSSKLAKAGNTSTPNGSAVTELDVAEWPGTNTLGVSMNRVDFAPGGTNPPHIHPRATEIGIVMKGELLVGILGSLDSGNKLYSRVVRAGETFLIPRGLMHFQFNVGKTEASMVVSFNSQNPGIVFVPLTLFGSNPPIPTPVLTKALRVEAGIVELLKSKFAAGF